In Hemitrygon akajei unplaced genomic scaffold, sHemAka1.3 Scf000089, whole genome shotgun sequence, the sequence gagagagagagagagagagagagagagagagagagagagaggagagagagagagagagaggagagagagagaggcgaaACTATTTGACGATGCAGCGTGTTTACACTTGCTCGCAGCTTGTGTTTACACAGctcacagtttgttttatttaagcaaggacagtcacaaacacagtcgGCCAGAGAGAAAGCAAGAAGATGGAAGGTTCGAAACAATGGGCCTAGTGGCCAAAgtccactgtttggactctccaaTGCCCACAAGGTGAGTTGATTATTGATCCAGCGTAtaccgaatgtgtgattgtcactttgtttgatccattggagtggatttgttggtttgggagtatcctgtgaggaccacttgtgctaacccttgcctgggtgtggtaattcacttgaagaggtacccctgtgaccaatcactgttggtgataattcgtataatccatatggggattttgttggagtatcccgtggctaccacttttgttaacccttagctggattcgggtgtgttatgtggtaaccacttgtgagaagggatattctgtggaaatcactgtcggtaatactttgtgtgttggatctggattgggagtaccttgcgGAATCTACCTGTGTCAACCTTTGCTtgggtggtagttccttctgtagacagtactcctgtgataagctacttctggtgataattcgtatgtggatttagaacaacgacggataagacctacaacgactgttatcttgttttaccactgtggaatttgtggaattcaacgtaattaccttctcttgacattcaccttggattacaaatatctctctctcgtcattgattccgtggatgaactgaatttaatactttaccatctcaagactttaagcTTGGTATTCTCTGAGTTCactggtttgggagttatatttacacatatgtgtacTCACAACTCTTTCagcttttgattattttgcttaatttgttatattataagtagatacgaataaagacagtggttttaacatcaaaggcacactccaggtgtggtctattgctgctgttTCATTTAAATCGTTACGGGAATGTAACAGAGGTGTTCGTGTTTATGTCTTTCTGGGGGGCCCCATTTGAACACCTTTCTGTCTCTCGGTCACaccttgccaaacaggtagaactaggggcctgctgggtaaaactatgattccaatgtctgtaatcctgctcaaccagagtgaggaactctcagcctgggcttcctcaaataacacctggggaagagagtgagtaactgtggtccagtcagagatgactgtggttgtcggtgttttgagggatggtatcgcgggcccccaccaaactgaacttcctatactgggaaacatgcatcctggcgaGAACCGCAGATGCCAGCagcggagaggaataactgagactgagcgattttggatgatcgcttttctctcctatggagtagccaggaattcacgagagataatcaatttggctacaagcacttgaggagctggccacaacacTGCAGGGgcccctgacagaaacacaggcccaagtaacagaaatatccactgaaatgattgcaatctggcaaacagtcgTACAGAATCGTACGGTTTTAGATTTTGTCccagctgagaaagagggaacctgttctattattgacacagaatgctgcacctatatccctgatgagtctacatccctctccaagcacactgccaaggagactggcagcatcaagagagtagggcaggatttacacgggttcaccgaagggtcggAATGGAGATATTCGAAGACCtgtcggtaatatgtggggcaagatattgcattatgtccaaatggttgtacatatcattgttataattactgatgtatgtcgtttttacccactgagaagttaatgctgtacttggttgctttctctgtaaaatgttactgctttgttgatcatgtaataatctaaaggagggaatgataaagtatgtaaaagggttaacactacattaaacaatagcagcctgtttttctgaaagaaacttctgACGATGAACCAATGTGCTAAgccgtgctgagccatatttcttcttcaggGTCGCTAGCTcgggtttcaggatgcttatctccttgtgcactcatgtgtagagataggacagcttcagtctgttctgtgtgtgtaagccattatgactattttgtaatttgtctttagggtctgtcatgtagtaaatatttttggctccagcctgtcttgtgtggggagtatctggacagatatatctgtggtgtgagGGGAATTGGTGAATTGGGTGGGAgcattcacagactgttcctgGCAGAGTGACTAACTAACTAAGTCCCGCTCGgagtggatagttcaaaggttaatttattatcaaagcaggtattcataaataacgctgttttttttcttctccagagaaccacaaaacaaggaaaacatgaaagtcgttcagagagaaaaaaaaatgacacTCCATCCCTACTCCCCGCATCAAAAAGGACGGtatcctgatcatcaacccccaaaacccacccctcccgcacaaaagggaagaaaaatatcgACACCCGTTAAAAAACACCCCTACCCCGCACAACAGCGGAGGAGCCgatgtcaccagtgtagaggcggccacatcgggagcagcggacacaacaggcgaatccagaagattgacaggtgaggtgtcgcctcacctggaaagatgtttggacaacggagagagttcggccgtccggccctttaactgtgacaccccgaactccacatcaaatccgtccaaacgaatctgggtgaactttaatgaccaataaatataattcctctcagcgatcagctgtctgaatgattccctgactctgagaggaaggggcatCTATGGttcacactgtcagggtgttgagtttaccaggagacaaagactgcagggacgagaggttttctgttgactaatacactgtgtgtggaccccgctggcaattctggtgttgtgacccgaatcgagacaaacaccacgttgcccactccaccaacaacacggcacagccggacacataacaggggactttacatcccacaacactggattcaatgctgaaacccgtgattaatgttgttatcccactgaaaagtccattaaccctaaccctaaacctgcaatatggtgtaaaaccccgctccccatactaacacgggttacacaaaccaaagaacaaactgccggaggaacttagtgggtcgggcagcatctgtggagggaaatagaccgTCAACATTCCGGCCCGACACATTGGAGGAAACACCGTCAGACTGTTGACCTGCAAGTGGGGCCAATGGGCCGGGCAAATTGACAATTATttgggctttgttgagattgtacctggaatatggtgtaaaaccCCCGCTCCcaatactaacacgggttatacagaccaaagaacaaactgccggaggaaatcagtgggtcgggcagcatctgtggaggaaaatgaaccgtcaacatttcgggccaagaccctccctctggactgagtgtggacgggaaatagagaacaggtgaggggtggggatggggcaagagctggggagtgagatgtggatccaggtgaggggggaggtgggaaggtggaaatagtgacaggggtgggaggtgagtggttggggcaacacggggctgcagaagatggaaattaattccatagaggatgaacaaagcGGTTAGAGAGTacttgttatagagagtgcaatgaagattcaccagactgatccctggagtggtggggtcatcatatgaagaaagatcaaatgtgataaccctttcatttagagaatcgaggactgagatgtgaacacattgaaatggacaacatcattaccggttgaaccagcgatcccagtctctgaaaaagggggtggactgtcccggactgtgatgaggggaaaagtctccattccgagggtgatgaatttctgtaaatccccaccacagagggcggtgaagactcagtgatcatCCTCACGTAGaaaagaggccggcagatgtgtggagaccgaaggtaTCGAGGAAACgttgctgagatgggagagcagccgccatcttgttgatggttagaggggccgaacagccacctcctgctgtttctcactttatGTTTCAGTGTTCTTGTCCACTGaagccggaggaatgtgaatagaaattagttgtttataaacacagaactgatttaaatgaaacgtggACATCTCCTGTTTGGGCTTGAATTATGTTtcggaccgggatgggaatcgagcctgtgactctgtgacctgggggtggagggaaagggatcggtgtagatatggtgtggaagagcagacatgtatctggtgtaaatatggaataatgtggggaatgcgcGGGTGgttcgggcagcgtgtgaggggagaggagcagagtcaccggttcaggtgggagaccctccacccgtgacctgatcccgtttcctgttcacgtttttctgcagatctgcagcatctgcgggtcactgctctacgtgtacgtgtagcttcatctttccccgttcagacaaggcagtgagatccggatctgccacgtcctctcattgtgggtggacaatgtttttttccctgtaatattttctgcatgtttcattccactgttttgacgtgctgaagtgcagccgatgtttctgggtgtctgacccgtttatgtgagaatttagccatttGTATTTATTTGAGCTTCTTATAAATGTGTAAAGTTTaattcagcttcacttcagaatttccgaagcaacaacccagtcagtcaaatagttccacacaattaaaatagtttattacatttacacaattaaaatagcttattacattattattttttatatttttggaCTATATACCtatacttattttaaatcacaaatgTTAAAATCTACtgttatgaattaggttctactgcagCCGCagggacaacgaatttcatgacatatgccggtgctattaaacctgattctgatattgatatgggacacccaccaccggtcacctgatcccagttaccgcagatcgtaatgtgagattgaagcattttccatatatttgctttccacagaaatgacaacacttcagtttccttctgaggttccagagcagaagctcagtctgtctgaTATTtcgacacaattaaaatggggaaatttgtttattatcatcacgtactgagctacagtgaaaatcttgcctgatgtaccatccacacagatcgatacattacgacggtacattgagctgatatataACAAAAAAAATAACTGTAActaagcattatggctgcagagaaaatgcaatgcagatagacatatggtgcagggtcacgtcgagttacattgtgagttcgagtccattttatcattcatttggcttataactgcagacaggaagccatccttcagcctggtgttacgcactttaaggcttttgtatctctccgccaatgtgggagcggatttgcagcaagaatgtcgaGGTTATGAGCTtctttgtgtacatggcctgcttttccgagggaggggaagtgtagggagagtccatggagtggaggcttgtttcccTGATgtcctctgctctccaaagttctctgtagttccttgcagtcacgggcagagcagtagccatacaaaggcgtgaagtatcgacaaggagctcagagacctcggccttcaccctgccttgtgtagctggctcctggacttcctgtcatatCGCAGGCAGGTGGTAacagtgggctccatctcctctgtctctctgaccctcaggacacataacccacagggccctctctttgcccctctcctttactttctgtgcacccatgacttgtgttgccacccacagctccaatctgctaattaaatttgctgacaatactacattgattggcctaatctcaaataataactttcaaCCAATCAATTGCCTCCTGAGAAGAatcggtccaaacaaacttttcacccttcttcaggagattagtcggAGGAAGGGCAAcaccagcaaagttcttacagaacttacgataatatccatccattcccagaaaccttctaagagccttcttagcagtcagaataggaacttaaGAAATTGtctggacttttgcccgaacaggagccaatttgccttgacctacaacatagccaagacaggtcacggtggcatggccaaattcactcttagccaagttggcctgtcaaacagcttttctactgcagagatatgctcttcccaagtgtcactccctgtgactaagtcatcaatataggcacctGTGTGTTCTAATCatcgaattacagaatcattcattctatggaatgttcctggagcaacccagatggtgtcacaaactCAGAAATTTCTCTATGTCtgcccgtcaatggaacacaccaataccctgtcaaccgatcaatctttgtaagaaattttgcttctccaaccttatcgatgcaatcatccaccctagggataggataggcatctgtttttgttactgcatttaccttcctataatcagtgcaaaatctaacacaactatcaggtttgggcacaataatgtagggtgagctccaatctgatgctgaatgactaataataccattcgtcagcatattttcaatttttgctcagccaatttacacttttctacgctCATgtgatatgggtgttgtttaatcggtttttcttgaccaatatctacgtcatgtactgcgaccgtggtttgcttgggaacatcgggaaataaatctttaaacttcagaattaattccttcagctattgttgttgctttggctgcagctgagacaacttgttatcaatgttttctagaacaaccgagttcattagcctaactgggaccatgtttggcttgtgaaaattctcagacgagtcaattgtttcattctcagggttgccagattcatatgttttgacaacaatactcacagatggtgcctgcttgtcaaaataaggctttatcatatttatctgtaccacctgtgttagtttacatccgtcgggtgttttgataacataattcacattattaatttgagagactatttcatacggtccattGAGTTTTGCATGAAGTGGATTTGTCAGCATTGGGGATAAGGTAATCAccttatcccccacctggtattttcttttgcAAGACGACTTATCAAAcgaacacttcattttgttttgagaaatctttaagttttgtctcgctagactacaggcctgGAGTAGTTCATTGTTGAACTTCAAAACTTAGTCTAACATATTAACAtgcacatccccatcaatccactgttcctttaacaaggtcaaagctcccctcactctatgaccaaatacaaattcaaatggactaaagcccagtgattcctgtaccaaTGCTCATACTGCGAAGAatagcaaatatattccttcatcccagtcttttccattttcaataaAGTATGTGTTTTTTTGGCATGTGCGTCCGTGTGTCCGATGATGTATTTTTCAAGCCTTTACAGagcacagagtgagagagagagagacattgtGGAACACATTATggcttaatcattgttttgagggtagaatgaaatctttcgaGAACCCATCGTAattctggatggtacgcagaCAATTTAATTTGTtcagctcccagttcataaactacctgctggaataatccagatgtaaaattattTCCTTGATCAGACAGGATTTCTTTACAcaaaccaaataaagtaaaaaaacgtggtaagagccttcgccacagatttagctttaatatttctgtgaggtattgcctctgggaatctggatgcagtacacacaatagttagcagatactgatggccagctttagtctttggcaatgggccaacacaatccactataattttggaaaagggttcaccaaatgcaggtATATATAGACTGCAGTGGGGCACTGTGGAGACCTGATTAGTTTAACCCACAACTTGATCaatgtgacaggttctgcaaaaggtcacaccatctttcctcagattaggccagtagaattatttcataatcctgtttacagttttattcactccaaaatggccacctgagGGCAAAATGtcggccaaagttaaaatttcagtcctataaactttaggaactttAGGAAATAGTTTTGGTGAACTATTGCCGattcctcactcgctggtatagtaggtggcctccacttcctcattaacactccatccttggGATAACACccaactggcactttcttaatctcatcatctgagcaagctgtttcttttaaaactTCAATCTAAGGGTcttggttctgttctgctataaactcgtcTGCATCGGCAGacattttagccatacttcgagttactgtgcaggaaggataaatgttaaaatccatctgtgggtcatcAGTGGCTGGCTTAGTTgtcaactgcactgcaggaacaactttaccatctgccaggtcattccctaacagcaaagtaacatctccAACCGGTAAACTGAAGCATAATCCAATCTcaacaggtcccgaaaccaaccctgacagtaaagtaaccttgtgcaatggcacggaaaccatgtcgcccccaatgcctttaataagatttacctcaccagtgttagactcatcagcaaactttagaacgctgtctaatataagtgactgagaagccccagtaactcgaagaattttcactggtaccggggttgacccttcctttactaatacaaacacatctgacataaaatgatcgaatcccttcttaacttggtcagacctctcagaccttaactgagcctgaaacagaatgttcagaaccctgtgggttgataggtgcttcaacatactgacacagacatttgggactgcctccttttcctttttcttcttcaggatggaacaattagccatcatatgaTTAGcattcttacaatagtaacaagcaagaccagaatatttctccttcaactgcttcccttcatccttactcttgtcactagtcccagctttaatttctggtttaccctggttatcCTTGCTACtattttggaagctcttatttgGGATAAACTTAAACTTAAGAGTTAAAACAAACTCCTCTggtaatctagcagactcctgcaaagtggcagcatccttttcatctaaatacgtctttattTCATCAGGGACACACCTTTTGAATACTTCAATTAAAAACaacactttcaagctgttaaaattatcatttatatttttacatgTGCACCAGCGGgtaaaacacacaaacttctcaaaaacaaattccatataagtctggttcacagatttcctcaaatttctaaacttttgcctgtatgattctgagaccaactcataagctttgagcacagcctgtttcactatgtcataatcagctgcttcatcaactgtcaaagcagaataggcttacTGAGACATCCCCTTAATTACACCTTGTAAGAGAATAGGCTaaccctcttttggccactttaaattCTGAGCAAccatctcaaaatgctgaaagtatttatcaacctctgcctcgtaaaatggaggtaccaatttaacttcccgactggcctcaaacttatcaccagagtccAACGCTAGATCCCTTTGCAGCAATCTATCTTTTTCAGCTCgaacagcctctgtctttctgctccctccctctgtttttctgcctctctagcctcaaactgtATCTGCCTTTCCGCAgtctccatctttaatttttcttacttgtactggagctcaagctcactaggtttactttcaggaaacacctccaactcctccactttaaacacaccctgagatacataatgttcagctattatcctctgcatctgtgcccccctcattgtcaatttcaccttagcaagttttaaccttctagcaatactcaacaactcaatccttctggcatCCCCTAATGCCTCAGAGGCTGGCGCTTCCAAACAATAATCGGCATCCATTGCTGCAAATTTTCCACACACAGATAAATCAGAAGGGATTTCCCAattgaaatcgataattaatgaatacaaaaatctgttcatatcccagacgcaggccCCAATTTGGTTATGAACCGTAAAGCATTAGAAATAAATCAGCAGCAATTGGATTCTGTTTTTGATGTTAAAGCAGTCCTTATTAGAATATACTTATAATATAGCAActtaagcaagataaacaaaagttaacagtgttatgtgtatatatgtgaatAAATAAAACTCACAAACTATTGAGCTCAGGGGAAATAATTCTTGGAGTAttgagatggcaaagtatgaaaCTTCAGTTCAACCACGGAATAGGTAATGAGAGAgaggtatttgtaatccaggctaaatgtcaagagaaggcaattatgtcaaattccacaggttccatggtggtaaaacgagagagaagttgctgtagattttatctgccgtcattccaaatccacatatgaattatcaccaagagtgacttgtcacaaggggtattgtCTTCAAGttaattaccacaccacacccaggcaagggttaacacatcagtggtcttcacagtataccccaaatcagatccacacctatggatcaaacaaggtgacaaccacacaatCGATGTAcagtgaatcgataattaactcaccgttgtgggcataggaaagttctaAACTGTGACCCTTGGCCATTACTTACCttgtttcgatccttccatttttcctccttcacctccatctgactatgagtgtctgtgtccttggttaaaactaaacaagctgccagtcagactgattcaccttcttaatctatctctctcttaaaatgacagtccacagcaaacgaaacccaggattcataacaacggccattccctagtgtgaactgactgttgtgccagtagttgggatgactgagtgaatcctttcccacattcttagcagctgaacggcttctccccagtgtgaactcacggATGTACCTTCAGtgtagatgagcaagtgaatcccttctcacagactgagcaggtgatcagcttctcctcagtgtgaactcgctgatgtctctgtaggttggataaaTGAGAGaaacccttcccacattctgagcaggtgaacggcttctccccagtgtgaactcgctgatgactctgcaggttggatgactgagtgaatcccttcccacagactgagcaggtgaatggccgctccccagtgtgaactcgttggtgagccattaggtcaaatgaccgagtgaatcccttcccacagactgagcaggtgaacggcttctccccagtgtgaactcgctgatgactctgtaggttgaaggactgagtgaatcccttcccacagtctgaacaggtgaacggcctctccccagtatgaattcgctgatgtaccagtaggcgggatgacttagtgaatcccttcccacagactgagcaggtgaatgaccTTTCCCCAGTGAGAACTCGTTGGTGAcgctgtagggtggatgaatcagtgaatctcatACCggagactgagcagatgaacggcttctccccagtgtgaacatgcGGATGTGTCAGTAGCttagatgacaaagtgaatcccttcccacagttcaagcaggtgaatggccgctccccagagTGAACTtgttggtgagccattaggtcaaatgaccgagtgaatcccttcccacattctgagcaggtgagtggcttctctccagtgtgaactcgctggtgacgctgtaggtcagatgactgagtaaatctcttctcacagactgagcaggtgaacggcttctccccagtgtgaaatcgctgatgaGTCTGCAGGGTAGAAGCGTGAGTGAATCTCttgccacattctgagcaggtaaacagcttctccccagtgtgaactcgctcatGACTATGCAGGTtggctgactgagtgaatcccttcccacagactgagcaggtgaacggcctttcccctgtatgaactcgctgatgtaccagtaggtgagatgaccgagtgaatcccttcccacagactgagcaagtgaatggcctctctccagtgtgaactcgctgctgagccattaggtcaaatgaccgagtgaatcccttcccacagactgagcaggtgaacggcttctccccagtgtgaactcgctgatgactctgtaggttgaaggactgagtgaatcccttcccacagtctgaacaggtgaacggcctctccccagtatgaattcgctgatgtaccagtaggcgggatgacttagtgaatcccttcccacagactgagcaggtgaatgaccTTTCCCCAGTGAGAACTCGTTGGTGAcgctgtagggtggatgaatcagtgaatctcatACCggagactgagcagatgaacggcttctccccagtgtgaacatgcGGATGTGTCAGTAGCttagatgacaaagtgaatcccttcccacagttcaagcaggtgaatggccgctccccagagTGAACTtgttggtgagccattaggtcaaatgaccgagtgaatcccttcccacattctgagcaggtgagtggcttctctccagtgtgaactcgctggtgacgctgtaggtcagatgactgagtaaatctcttctcacagactgagcaggtgaacggcttctccccagtgtgaaatcgctgatgaGTCTGCAGGGTAGAAGCGTGAGTGAATCTCttgccacattctgagcaggtaaacagcttctccccagtgtgaactcgctcatGACTATGCAGGTtggctgactgagtgaatcccttcccacagactgagcaggtgaacggcctttcccctgtatgaactcgctgatgtaccagtaggtgagatgaccgagtgaatcccttcccacagactgagcaagtgaatggcctctctccagtgtgaactcgctgctgagccattaggtcagatgaccgagtgaatccttctccACAAATTCAGCAAATGACCAACCTCTGCCCAATGTGATCTGACTGAtatgtccacaggtgggatgactgactgaatcctttctcacacacagaacaggtgaatgtccttgaccagtgtgaacttgctgatgaaccttcaattgtgataacgaag encodes:
- the LOC140722786 gene encoding uncharacterized protein; this translates as MAQQRVHTGERPFTCSVCGKGFTRSSHLLVHQRVHTGERPFTCSVCGKGFTQSANLHSHERVHTGEKLFTCSECGKRFTHASTLQTHQRFHTGEKPFTCSVCEKRFTQSSDLQRHQRVHTGEKPLTCSECGKGFTRSFDLMAHQQVHSGERPFTCLNCGKGFTLSSKLLTHPHVHTGEKPFICSVSGMRFTDSSTLQRHQRVLTGERSFTCSVCGKGFTKSSRLLVHQRIHTGERPFTCSDCGKGFTQSFNLQSHQRVHTGEKPFTCSVCGKGFTRSFDLMAQQRVHTGERPFTCSVCGKGFTRSSHLLVHQRVHTGERPFTCSVCGKGFTQSANLHSHERVHTGEKLFTCSECGKRFTHASTLQTHQRFHTGEKPFTCSVCEKRFTQSSDLQRHQRVHTGEKPLTCSECGKGFTRSFDLMAHQQVHSGERPFTCLNCGKGFTLSSKLLTHPHVHTGEKPFICSVSGMRFTDSSTLQRHQRVLTGERSFTCSVCGKGFTKSSRLLVHQRIHTGERPFTCSDCGKGFTQSFNLQSHQRVHTGEKPFTCSVCGKGFTRSFDLMAHQRVHTGERPFTCSVCGKGFTQSSNLQSHQRVHTGEKPFTCSECGKGFSHLSNLQRHQRVHTEEKLITCSVCEKGFTCSSTLKVHP